ATCGTCGTCGTCCTTATATTCTTCTCGATCCGATTCAaaaactcctcctcctcctcctcctcctcctcctaccaTTTCTATTGGTGGCTTCATGAGATCTGCGTCCTTCTCGATTGATCTTCTCTGCTGGTACCTCCGGCCTTTTCCAGATCGGAGGCTAAACTCCCACTGCCGCCACCACAACGACCGCCACGGCCGCCCGCCTGAGCCCCTTGTACAGCCGGCGAACATACCGCAAAGCAGCGGCCTCTGGAGGCACCGGCAACGCTCCACCACCGTAGCCGTCGCCGTCGGCCGCCTCTCCTTAGACTTGAACGTCGTAGTCGTCGTGtccctcttcttcttgttcttgttcCTGATTCGGACCTGGCCGATGCACGTGACCTTGGGGGACGACGGTTCCCCCTCCTCGGCCcttgcctccgcctccgccagCCGCCCCACGCTCCGGCTCCGCGTCACGAACATCGGGCTCGACCGTGCCGCCCCTCCCCGCCCCCGGCTCTTCCCCGCCCCCCCCAGCAGCCTCGCCAGCCCCGGCGCTGGCAGCTTCTCCGTCCGCCCCGGGCTCGATCCCA
The Phoenix dactylifera cultivar Barhee BC4 chromosome 3, palm_55x_up_171113_PBpolish2nd_filt_p, whole genome shotgun sequence DNA segment above includes these coding regions:
- the LOC120110328 gene encoding uncharacterized protein LOC120110328 — encoded protein: MIKSAATVAVGKGMMVGSSPGRTEKLPAPGLARLLGGAGKSRGRGGAARSSPMFVTRSRSVGRLAEAEARAEEGEPSSPKVTCIGQVRIRNKNKKKRDTTTTTFKSKERRPTATATVVERCRCLQRPLLCGMFAGCTRGSGGRPWRSLWWRQWEFSLRSGKGRRYQQRRSIEKDADLMKPPIEMVGGGGGGGGGVFESDREEYKDDDDEEEKLENEEEDETRVFVSSATTPPPKNALLLMRCRSAPHNRASSLAANRFPVSPLPPSESKPSLAEKKTEAREDEEEKEGKNSSNGSSRDGGEGVEEVSRPLVLTRCKSEPARGAVVPEASYCFWANSGNGRSALVHDDRPPPPLLHR